In Pseudomonas sp. ADAK2, the genomic window AATTGGTCGAGCTGGCGGTGAGCCGCGAAATCGACGGCCAACGCTGGTTGGGCGTGTGGAGTAGTGGCGAGTTCTTCCCGATCGGGCTTGAGCCTTGACCCGCGATGTTCCCTGGTTCTGAAAAATGGCCCGCTAGTGCAGCGGGCCTTTTTTTGGGCGCTATAAACCTTTGTCCTTGAGCCGCGCGGCGTGTTCAAGATAGAGATGAACCGGGCTGACATTCCAACTCGTAATGCCGGCCATTTGATTGACCGCGTCGAAATGGTCCATCGGGTAATCCGAGCGAATGACTTTGCCCAAGTGCGAGCTGTACTGGCCGACCAGCCCATCGTTGGCGTGTTTCTCTTTGTAGAATAATTTCGACAGCACGATGCAGTTCAAATGGGACGGATCGAGGGGTTGCAGGCTCTGGAAGTTCTGCACGATCCCGCTCCAGGAGTAGTAATACACGCCGTTTTCAACTTCGTTGCCATCCCCGCCCCAGTGTTTCGGCACCCCTTGCGGGTATTTCTTGTTGAAGGCGGCCAACCCTGTGCTGGTCAACGACGCAAAGGCCGCTTGAGCATCCTCAGGATTCTCTGGATGGCCACTGATCAACGAGATAAAGGCACCGACGGCTTCCAGTAGCACCAGCACCACCGCTTCCGGCAACTCTCCGGGCGTCAGTGCCTTATGCAGCTGATCGGCAATTTCCGAACCGTGATTGGGACAACTGACCGAAGTGACTGACGCCACCTTTTCCGGGTGCAGCGCGGCGACATAGCGTGCGGCCAGTGGGCCCTGGCTATGGCCGATCAGATTGACCTTGGCCGCTCCCGTTTCGCGCAAAATGCGATTGACGTGTTCGAGCAGTTTTTCGCCGCGCTCCTCGTTGCCGTTAACGGCGGGGATATTAACGGCGTACACCGTGGCGCCAGCCCGTTCCAGGGCTTCCTTGATCTCGAAGAAGTACGGGTAACCGCCAATGGTGTCGAAACCAAGCAGGCCGTGGACCAATACAATCGGGTATTGCGTAGACGCATCCATGTTCATACTCATACCTGTCGATAGCGGACTTTGGTGGAACACAGGCTTTTGACTGCCTGATCTGTCGCGGGCTAACCGTAGGTGACAAAGTGGGTTGCTTCAAATCCCGCGGATGAAATGCGCTGAGTTTCGAAGACGTATGAAAAAATCAATTTGACACTCAATCGTATGATGATTAGCGTGGCCTGCATCACGAGCGGCTTGTTGCCGTCCCTGCTTCGAGGTTTTCATGTCCAGCAGTTTTCATGCGTCGACGGTCGATTGGCTCGGTTGCTGGATTGCTGCCGGCCAGGTCAAACCCGGCGAGACCATCAAGGTCGAAGCTGATCTCGGCGAACAGCTTGGGGTCAGTCGCACCGTTATCCGCGAAGCCATCAAAACCCTTGTAGCCAAAGGCCTGCTCGAAGTCGGGCCGAAGGTCGGGACGCGGGTGCTGCCGATCAAGCGCTGGAACCTGTTTGATCCGCAAGTCGTCGGCTGGCTGTCCCGTAGCGGCTTGCCGGAAAACTTCGTCGATGACTTGCTCGACCTGCGTCGCACCATCGAACCCATGGCCGTGCGCTGGGCTTGCGAGCGGGCCACCGTCGAACAGGTGCAAGCGATCCTCCAGGCCTGCAACGCGCTGGAGCGAGCGGTCGACAGCGGCATCGATTACAACCGCGCCGATCAGTTCTTCCACGAGTGCATCCTTGCCGCCAGCCACAATCAATTCATCGAACAAATGGTCCCGGCCCTCGGCGCGCTGCTGGCGGTATCGTTTGAAGTGTCCGCCGCCGATCCGGATGAACTGCGCCGCACATTGCCGATCCACAAGGACATGGCCGACGCCATCGCCGCCCGGGATGCCGCGCGAGGTGTGTGGGCGTGCATGACCCTGATCGACAACGCCGACCTGGCAATCAAACGCTTCTACCCGCAAGTCATGGCCGACAAAAAAGCCAGCTGACAACACCAATTCCCATGTAGGAGCGAGGCTTGCCCGCGAAAGCGATTTAACATTCAGCATCTCTGTTGATCATGAAATCGCTTTCGCGGGCAAGCCTCGCTCCTACATTGAAAAAGCAATAAGAAAGGAGGTTTCATGACGTGGACTGCCGTTACCCAACACCGCGCCCAGCTCGGTGAAGGCCCCTTCTGGGACGCACCGACCCAAGCGCTGTACTGGGTCGACATCGCCGGCAAGCAAGCCCTGCGACTGATCGGCGCCAACGTGCAGATCTGGCAGATGCCGGAGCATGTGTCCGCCTTCATCCCCTGCGAAAGTGGCGATGCGCTGGTGACCCTGAGCAGCGGCGTGTATCGGCTGGATCTCGGCTCGCCCGGCTTGGAACCACGGCTGACCTTGCTTTGCGTCGCCGATCCGCAACCCGGAAATCGGCCCAACGAAGCCCGCTGCGATGCCCAAGGCCGTCTCTGGCTCGGCACCATGCAAAACAACATCGGCGAGCACGGCGAAGACCTGCCCATCGAGCGCCGTTCCGGTGGCCTGTTCCGCATCGACCGCGATGCCCGGGTCACGCCGCTGCTCCGGGGCCTGGGCATTCCCAACACGTTGCTGTGGAGCGATGACTCGACTCGGCTCTACTTCGCCGACAGCCTCGACAGCACGCTCTACCAACACTTCATCCGCACCGACGGCGGCCTCGACCCGGCCCAGGTCTGGTTCGGCCCCCATGAGCGCGGCGGCCCGGACGGTTCGGCGATGGATGCCCAAGGCTATCTGTGGAATGCCCGATGGGACGGCAGCTGCCTGCTCCGCTTGAGTCCCGAAGGCCAGGTTGACCGGGTGATCGAGCTGCCCGTCAGTCGTCCCACCAGTTGCGTATTCGGCGGCGAAGACTTGCAAACCTTGTACATCACCAGCGCCGCGAGCCCGCTCAACCATCCATTGGACGGCGCTGTGCTATCGATTCGAGTCGATGTGACCGGAAAAACCTGTACGAGGTTTGCCGGTTAGATCCCAAAATATGGGATGTAAAATTATATATTGAGATTATTTGGCGGTCGGGTTTATAGTCGGCTCCATCAGTTACACGCACTCACACTTAAAAAAACAAAACAGGTGAAGTGATGCAGCGATTTTCCACACAGTTTTTCGGCCGGACATCGACAGATGCCCGGTTTTTGTCGTGCCTGAAAAAGGGAGTCTGGCTTCATGGCTGAACCTCTTTCCTTGCCGCCAGCGCCCGAGCCGCCGAAGGGCGAGCGCCTGAAAAACAAGGTCGTGCTGCTCACTGGCGCGGCCCAAGGCATTGGCGAGGCAATTGTCGCGACCTTCGCCTGCCAGCAAGCGAAGCTGATCATCTGCGACATCCAGGGCGATAAAGTCGAGCAAGTCGCGGCTCACTGGCGGGGCAAAGGGTTTGACGTGCAAGCGATCAAGGCTGACGTCTCCAATCAGCAAGACCTGAACGCCATGGCCAAATTGGCCGTCGAACGCCACGGCCGCATCGACGTGTTGGTCAACTGCGCCGGCGTCAACGTGTTCCGCGATCCGCTGCAAATGACCGAAGAAGACTGGCGCCGCTGCTTCGCCATCGACCTCGACGGCGCCTGGTTCGGCTGCAAAGCGGTGTTGCCGCAGATGATCGAGCAGGGCATCGGCAGCATCATCAACATCGCCTCGACCCATTCCTCCCACATCATTCCCGGCTGCTTCCCGTACCCGGTAGCCAAGCACGGCTTGCTCGGCCTGACCCGCGCCCTCGGCATCGAATACGCGCCGAAGGGCATCCGCGTCAACGCCATCGCGCCCGGCTACATCGAAACCCAGCTGAACGTCGATTACTGGAATGGTTTCGCCGACCCTCACGCCGAGCGTCAGCGCGCCTTTGATCTCCATCCGCCGCGGCGCATCGGGCAGCCGATGGAAGTGGCGATGACTACGGTTTTCCTGGCCAGTGATGAAGCGCCGTTCATCAACGCCTCGTGCATCACCATCGATGGTGGTCGCTCGGTCATGTACCACGACTGAGCACAGTGGGATTCGGGCGCGGAACTCCGTCCGTAATCCAATCATCATACGATATGACTATTCGCTACACGTTTTGACCGCTGTACCGGCTTTCAAATAACGCTCAAAAAAATAACAAGGAGTCAGCTTATGAATCGTCGTCGTGGGATCCGTTCCCTGTGCTGTGCCGCTTTGGCGGTCACGGCGGTCAGCCTGAGCAGTTCGCTGCTGGCGGCCGAGCAAGTGAAAATCGGTTTTCTGGTCAAGCAGGCGGAAGAGCCCTGGTTCCAGACCGAATGGGCCTTCGCCGAAAAGGCCGGCAAGGACAAAGGTTTCACCGTGATCAAGATCGCCGTGCCTGATGGCGAGAAAACCCTCTCGGCCATCGACAGCCTGGCCGCCAACGGCGCCAAGGGATTCGTGATCTGCCCGCCGGACGTCGGCCTCGGCCCGGCCATCGTCGCCAAGGCCAAGGCCAACGGCTTGAAAGTGATCGCGGTCGATGACCGTTTCGTCGATGCCAGCGGCAAGTTCATGGAAGACGTGCCTTACCTCGGCATGGCCGCGTTTGAAGTCGGCGAGAAACAGGGCAATGCCATGGCCACCGAAGCGAAAAAACGCGGTTGGGACTGGAAAGAAACCTACGCGGTGATCAACACCTTCAATGAACTCGACACCGGCAAGAAACGCACCGACGGTTCGGCCAAGGCGCTGACCGATGCGGGCTTCCCGAAAGACCATATCCTCTTCACCGCGCAGAAAACCCTCGACGTCCCGGGCAGCATGGACGCCACCAACTCGGCGCTGGTGAAACTGCCCAGCGGCGCGAAAAACCTGATCATCGGCGGCATGAACGACAACACCGTGCTGGGCGGCGTGCGCGCCACCGAAAGCGCCGGGTTCACCGCGGCTAACGTCATCGGCATCGGCATCAACGGCACCGACGCCATCGGCGAACTGAAAAAGCCCAACAGCGGCTTCTTCGGCTCGATGCTGCCAAGCCCGCACATCGAGGGCTACAACACGGCCGTGATGATGTACGAGTGGGTCACTACCGGCAAAGAACCGCCGAAATATACGGCCATGGATGAAGTGACACTGATCACTCGCGAGAACTTCAAGCAGGAACTGGAAAAGATCGGCCTGTGGAACTGAAGGCCGGTTGATTTCATCGGCGGCCCTGGCGACGGGGCCGTCTGATCTGTGTGATGAGGTGGTTATGCAAGCGCAAACACAAACACAAGAACACCGCGGCGGCAGCTTGCGCTTCAACGGGATTGGCAAGACCTTTCCCGGGGTGAAGGCGCTGGACGGCATCAGCTTCGTCGCGCATCCGGGGCAGGTGCATGCCTTGATGGGCGAGAACGGCGCCGGCAAATCGACGCTGCTGAAAATCCTCGGCGGCGCCTACATTCCGAGCAGCGGCGACCTGCAGATCGGCGAGCAGACGATGGCCTTCAAGTCCACCGCCGACAGCATCGCCAGCCGCGTCGCGGTGATTCACCAGGAGCTGCACCTGGTTCCGGAAATGTCCGTCGCGGAAAACCTGTTCCTCGGGCATCTGCCGGCCAGTTTCGGCCTGATCAATCGCGGTGCGTTGCGCCAGCAAGCGTTGGCCTGCCTCAAGGGCCTGGCCGATGAAATCGATCCGCAAGAAAAGGTCGGGCGCTTGTCACTCGGCCAGCGGCAATTGGTGGAAATCGCCAAGGCCTTGTCCCGTGGTGCGCATGTGATTGCGTTCGATGAACCGACCAGCAGCCTTTCAGCGCGGGAGATCGATCGCTTGATGGCGATCATCGGTCGCCTGCGCGACGAAGGCAAAGTGGTGCTCTACGTCTCCCATCGCATGGAAGAAGTGTTCCGCATCTGCAACGCGGTGACGGTGTTCAAGGACGGCCGCTTCGTGCGCACGTTCGAGAACATGAGTGAACTGACCCATGATCAGTTAGTGACCTGCATGGTCGGTCGCGACATCCAGGACATCTACGATTACCGTCCGCGTCAGCGCGGTGCGGTGGCGCTGAAGGTCGATGGTTTGCTCGGGCCAGGCCTGAGGGAACCGGTGAGTTTCGAGGTGCACAAAGGCGAGATTCTCGGGTTGTTTGGATTGGTTGGGGCAGGGCGCACCGAGCTGTTCCGCATGCTCAGCGGCTTGACGCGCAACACGGCGGGTCGCCTGGAACTGCGTGGCCATGAACTGAAACTGCGTTCCCCTCGCGATGCAATTGCCGCCGGGGTTTTGCTGTGTCCCGAGGACCGCAAGAAGGAGGGCATCATGCCGCTCTCCAGCGTCGCCGAGAACATCAACATCAGTGCGCGCGGCGCCCATTCCACTTTCGGTTGCCTGTTGCACGGCCTATGGGAAAAGGGCAACGCCGAGAAGCAGATCGCGGCGCTGAAAGTGAAGACGCCCAGCGCCTCGCAAAAAATCATGTACCTGTCCGGCGGCAATCAGCAGAAGGCCATTCTTGGTCGCTGGCTGTCGATGCCGATGAAGGTCTTGCTGCTCGACGAACCGACCCGAGGCATCGACATCGGCGCTAAAGCGGAGATCTACCAGATCATCCACAACCTCGCCGCCAGCGGTATCGCGGTGATTGTAGTGTCTAGCGATCTGATGGAAGTGATGGGCATTTCCGACCGCATCCTGGTGCTGTGCGAAGGCGCGATGCGCGGCGAGCTGTCCCGCGACGAGGCCAATGAATCCAACCTGCTGCAACTGGCTTTGCCGCGCCAACGCGCTGACGGCGTGGCGAACTGAGAGGTAATTATGATGACCATCCAAAACAACGCTCTGCCCACCCTGCGCAAACCCCTGGACCTGCGACGTTTTCTCGATGACTGGGTGATGCTGCTGGCGGCCATCGGCATCTTTGTGGCTTGCACTTTGCTGATCGACAACTTCCTCTCGCCGCTGAACATGCGTGGCCTTGGCCTGGCGATTTCTACGACCGGGATTGCCGCGTGCACCATGTTGTATTGCCTGGCGTCCGGGCATTTCGATTTGTCGGTGGGTTCGGTGATTGCCTGCGCCGGCGTGGTTGCAGCGGTGGTGATGCGGGACACCGACAGCGTCTTTCTCGGCGTAGCGGCGGCGCTGTTCATGGGGCTGGTCGTCGGGTTGATCAACGGGATTGTGATCGCCAAGTTGCGGGTCAATGCCTTGATCACGACCTTGGCGACCATGCAAATCGTGCGTGGGCTGGCCTACATTTTTGCCAATGGCAAAGCGGTCGGCGTGTCCCAGGAACAGTTCTTCGTCTTCGGCAACGGCCAGTTGTTTGGCGTGCCGGTGCCGATCCTGATCACCATCGTGTGTTTCCTGTTTTTCGGCTGGCTGCTGAACTACACCACCTACGGGCGCAACACCATGGCCATCGGTGGCAACCAGGAAGCGGCGTTGCTGGCCGGGGTCAACGTTGACCGGACCAAGATCATTATCTTCGCCGTGCATGGTTTGATCGGGGCGTTGGCCGGGGTGATCCTCGCTTCGCGCATGACCTCCGGGCAACCGATGATTGGCCAGGGTTTTGAACTGACGGTGATCTCGGCCTGTGTGTTGGGCGGGGTGTCGCTGAGCGGCGGGATCGGCATGATCCGGCATGTGATTGCCGGGGTGTTGATTCTGGCGATCATCGAGAATGCGATGAACCTGAAGAACATTGATACGTTTTATCAGTATGTGATTCGGGGTTCGATTCTGTTGCTGGCGGTGGTGATTGACCGTCTGAAACAACGCTAACCCCTCTACCCGATCGTTCCCACGCTCCGCGTGGGAATGCCTCAATGGACGCTCCGCGTCCGCTTCTGGGACGCAGAGCGTCCCGGGCTGCATTCCCACGCAGAGCGTGGGAACGATCAGTCCACCCGTCACCTCCTAAAAAATATCCCTTGCCCGCCCGACCCTGTTTCGGTTATCACTTTGTACATGATTAGACAGGTTCGATTTGACAAGAAACAACGGGTGGTCGACGAGCTCATCCGGCGCATCGAAAGCGGCCTCATGGAGGACGGCTTTCTATTGCCGGGCGAGCATCAGTTGGCTGAAGAATTCAAGGTCAGCCGCGGCACGCTGCGTGAAGCCCTGGCCGAACTGAAGCGGCGTAACTACATCGCCACGCAAAGCGGCGTCGGCTCCATCGTCACCTTCGACGGTGTGGTGCTCGATCAGCGCAGCGGCTGGGCCCAGGCGCTGGCGGACAGCGGGGCGCTGATCAACACCGAAGTGTTGCGCCTGGAAGCGGTCAGTCGTCCTGACTTGCTGTCGCGGTTCGGCACCGACCAATTCATCACCCTCGACCGTCGCCGCCGCGCCAACGACGGCACACTGGTGTCCCTGGAACGCTCACTGATTCCCGCCACCGGCACCCTGGAAAGCCTGCCGCGAGTGGGGCTGATCGATAACTCGCTGACCATCACCCTGGCCGCCTATGGCTACATCGGCGAACGCGGTGATCAATGGATCGGCGCCGAACCGTTGAACGCCGAAGACGCCGAGCTGCTCGGTCGTCCGACCGGCACCGTATTCCTCAAGGCCCTGCGCACCACGTACGACCGTCAGGGCCGGTTCATGGAACAGGTCGAAAGCCTGCTCGACCCTGTGCATTTTCGTCTGCACCTGCAATTTGGAGAGTCAAAGTGACCGCGCTCAATCGTGCCTTGGGCGCGTTCTATGGTTTGGCTTTGGGCGACGCCCTGGGCATGCCGACCCAATCCCTGAGCCGCGCCGAGATCAAGGCGCGCTTCGGCGAAATCACCGACCTGGAAGACGCTGGCCCCGATCAACCGATCGCCGCCAACATGCCCAAGGGCTCGATTACCGACGACACCGAACAGGCGATCCTGGTCGGCCAATTACTGATCGAAGGCGAAGGCCGGATCGAACCGGCCGTGCTCGCCCAACGTTTGATCGAATGGGAAGCCGAGATGCAGGCCAAGGGCTCGCAGGATTTGCTCGGCCCTTCGACCAAACGTGCCATCGAGATGATCCTCGCCGGCCATTCGCCGGAAGAGTCGGGGCGCTACGGCACCACCAACGGCGCGGCGATGCGCATCACCCCGGTCGGGATCGCGGCGGATGTTGCTGATCCAGAGCGTTTCATCCGTGCCGTGGTGCAGGCCTGCCAGGTTACCCACAACACCACGTTGGGCATCTCCAGCGCGGCGGCAGTGGCGGCGGTGGTCTCGGCCGGGATCAACGGCATGGACCTGGGCGAAGCGCTGAACCTGGGCATGCAAATCGCCCAGCAAGCGGAAAGCCATGGTCACTGGGTCGCGGGCGGGCGCGTTGCCTCGCGGATCAGCTGGGCACGGACCATCAGCATCGACAGCGACAAGGCCTTGCTGGCGGACTTGCTGTACGACGTGATCGGTACTTCGGTGGCGTCGCAGGAATCGGTGGTGGTGTCGTTCGCCCTGGCCCAGCAGGTGGCGATTGGTGAATTGAATGCCTTCGAAGCCGTGTGCATGGCCGCAAGCCTGGGCGGCGACACCGACACCATTGCGGCGATTCTCGGCGCCATGCTCGGCGCTTGCCTGGGCCTGGAGAGCTGGCCGGTGGCGCTGATCGAGCAGGTCAAAGCCGTGAATGGCCTGGAGCTGGAACCCCTTGTGAAAGGACTCCTCACTCTTCGCTGAGGTGTACGCAATAAACCTGTAGGCGCTGCCGAAGGCTGCGATCTTTTGATCCTGGCGGTCTTGCGGCAGCTGTCAATCAAGATCAAAAGATCGCAGCCTGCGGCAGCGCCTACACGGGGTTGCGCAGGTCACTTAGAAATCCGTCTGCCCACAACCAAAACAATGGCAACAGGAGCATCCATCATGAGTTCATCGAACGCCGGGCCAAGCGCCGGGCAACTGGAAACCCGTGGCATCGAACCGGTCCCGGAAAGCGAGTGCAACGGTCATCCGCTGCAACTGTTCTGGGTCTGGTTCGCCGCCAACATCTCCATCCTCGGCTTGCCCCTGGGTGCCACGCTGGTGGCGTTTCGCGGCCTGGCGATCTGGCAGGCAATCATCGTCGCGATTCTCGGCGCCGCTGGTTCTTTCGCGGTGGTGGGGATCATTTCCATTGCCGGCCGTCGTGGCCGCGCACCAAGCCTGACTTTGTCCCGCGCGATCTTCGGTGTACGCGGCAATATCGGCCCGACCGTGGTTTCGCTGATGTCGCGCCTGGGTTGGGAAACCGTCAACACCACCACCGCCGCCTTCGTGCTGTTGTCGTTGTGCTCGATCCTGTTCGGTTCGCCGGTGGAAGCGAAAAGCGCACCGGTGCTGACGCTGATCTTCATTGCGATCTTCGTGCTGCTGACGCTTTCGGTATCGGGCCTCGGCCACGCCACCTTGCTGGTGATCCAGAAGTGGGCGACCTACGTGTTCGGCGCGTTGAACATTCTGGTCGGCGGTTTCCTCTGCGCCACCATCGACTGGAGCGCGGTGTTCAACGCCACGCCGGCACCGCTGAGCGCGATGATCATCGGCGTCGGCACCATGGCCGCAGGCACCGGGATCGGTTGGGCCAACGCTGGCGCGGACATGTCGCGTTATCAGCACAAAAGCGTCAAAGCCGTGCGCCTGGTGGCCTCGGCCGCATTCGGTGCGGGGATCCCGCTGGTGCTGCTGATCACCCTCGGCGGCTTGCTGTCGGTGGGCAACAACGACCTAGCCCAAGCCACAGACCCGATCATCGCGATCCGCGACATGCTGCCGACCTGGATGGCCGTGCCGTACCTGATTACCGCGTTCGGCGGCTTGCTGCTGTCGAACAACCTGTCGGTGTACTCCGCCGGTTTGACCACGCTGACCCTCGGCCTCAAGGTCCCGCGCGTCTACGCAGTGGTGGTGGACATCGTGGCGATCTTCGCCGGTTCGATCTACTTCATGCTGATCGCCGACAGCTTCTACGGCCCGTTCATCACCTTCATTTCCCTGCTGGCGGTGCCGATCACCGCGTGGGTCGGGATCTTCGTCGTGGACCTGATCCATCGTCATTACTACAGCCCCAAAGACCTGCTGGACGTCAGCCCGAGCAGTGCCTATTGGTATCGCGGCGGTATCGAATGGCGTGCCTTCGGTGCCTGGGCGATTGCGATTGTGCTGGGTTTCAGCTTCACCACCATCGGCACCACGGCCGAAAACATCTGGTTCCGCGGCTTCCTCTCCGATTCGTGGCTGGGCCATAACGGCCTCGGCTGGATCGTGACCTTCCTGGTCGCCGGCGGCATTTATTTCGTACTCGGCGGGGCCAAGGATCGTCGCGCTGCACTGACTGAGAACGCTCATGCCTAAGTTGTTGCACACCGGCCAGGTCATCATCGACCTGGTCATGGCCGTGGATAAACTGCCCCAGGCCGGCGGCGATGTGTTGGCGCAATCCGCCAGTTTCGAAGCCGGCGGTGGCTTCAACGTGATGGCCGCGGCCCAGCGCAATGGTTTGCCGGTGGTTTACCTCGGCCGGCATGGCACCGGACGTTTCGGTGACCTGGCGCGGGAAGCGATGAAGGCGGAAGGCATTCAGATTGGCATCGCCGACAAAGCCGAGCGCGATACCGGGTTATGCGTCGCGGTGACCGACGCCTCGGCCGAACGCAGTTTCATTTCCTACATCGGCGCTGAAGGCGACGTATCCACCGAGGACCTGGCGAGCGTGCCGGCGGAGGCGGGGGACTATGTCTATGTCAGCGGTTACAGCTTGCTGCACGTTGGCAAGGCTCGGGCGTTGGTGGATTGGGTGTTGGGATTACCGAAAGGCATCAACGTGATTTTCGATCCGGGGCCGTTGGTGGAATCGCCGGATGAACCGTTGATGAATGCGTTGCTGCCACGCATCGATGTGTGGACCAGCAACAGCGTCGAGGCGCTGCGGTTTACCGGGGCAGCGGACATTGCTGAGGCGCTGGATCGGTTGGTCGATCATCTGCCGGCCGATGTGTTGATGGTGGTGCGCGATGGGCCGCAAGGGTGCTGGATTCGTCAGCGCGGTGACTGCCAGCACGTGCCTGGGTTCAAGGTCGACGCGGTAGACAGCAACGGCGCCGGGGATGCCCATGCCGGGGTGTTTGTGGCCGGGTTGGCTCGAGGGTTGTCGGCGCTCGAGGCGGCGCGAAGGGCGAATGCGGCGGCGGCTTTGGCGGTGACGCGGTGGGGGCCGGCGACTTCGCCTGGGTCGGCTGAGGTGGATGCGTTGGTCCGCGAGCATTCGGGCGACTGATCGGTCGCCTTTGCGGGCAAGCCCCGTTCCTACAGAGACGGCGGTAGGCTATTTGCTATCCCGTCTCAAAATTTGCACAATGCGCGCCCCAGGAAGGGGAAGTGTCTGACAGCCTGTCAGGCCAGTTTCGTACACTCATGGAGAGAGTCCCCCGTTTGCAAAGCCTCCCCCCGAATCCTCCCGGCAAGCCATGCATGGCCCGCCGCGTTTCTTTATGGAAGAGAAAGAATGAATTTCCGGATGATGATTGCCGCGACACTGGTCGCGACCTCGGCACTGTTGGCCGGTTGTGGCGACAAGCCTGACGCGACGGCCGCTGCGCAGCCAAAGCAAAGCGCCGCAGAACAGCAGCAAATCGAGAAGTACAACCTGTATGTCGATGTGGCCAACAGCCTGACGACGTCGTTCCAGGAAGCCCAGGACAACTACCTGAACCAACAGATGCCGCTGTTAAAGGGTAAAGAAGCGCCCACCTCGATGCGCATCGAGAATGACATCCTGGTTGATCGCTCGGCGACGAAGCTGGATGCCGCCGCTGCCATCGACAGCCCGATTGTTGAAATCGATGCCGCCGCCAAGGACTTTTCCGCAGCGTTGAAGACGTTGTCACCGTTGAGCCACGAGCTGAACAACTACGCCGACTCCAAAGGCTACCTGGCCGACAATGGCGCCAAGGCGCGTGAGTTGAGCAAGGATTACCTGGCGGCGCTGACCCTGGTCGCGCAGAAAGAACAGGCGTTCTACAAAGGGTTGAGTGATCGTGATCAGGCGCTGACCAAGGAAGCGTTCGACAAGGCACCCAAGGACACCGCGGCTTACTATCGCGCGGGGCTGATTTACTACGGCAAGCTGAACAATGCCGATGCCAACGTCTTGTTTGCTGCACCCAATGATC contains:
- the araH gene encoding L-arabinose ABC transporter permease AraH, with protein sequence MTIQNNALPTLRKPLDLRRFLDDWVMLLAAIGIFVACTLLIDNFLSPLNMRGLGLAISTTGIAACTMLYCLASGHFDLSVGSVIACAGVVAAVVMRDTDSVFLGVAAALFMGLVVGLINGIVIAKLRVNALITTLATMQIVRGLAYIFANGKAVGVSQEQFFVFGNGQLFGVPVPILITIVCFLFFGWLLNYTTYGRNTMAIGGNQEAALLAGVNVDRTKIIIFAVHGLIGALAGVILASRMTSGQPMIGQGFELTVISACVLGGVSLSGGIGMIRHVIAGVLILAIIENAMNLKNIDTFYQYVIRGSILLLAVVIDRLKQR
- the araG gene encoding L-arabinose ABC transporter ATP-binding protein AraG, giving the protein MQAQTQTQEHRGGSLRFNGIGKTFPGVKALDGISFVAHPGQVHALMGENGAGKSTLLKILGGAYIPSSGDLQIGEQTMAFKSTADSIASRVAVIHQELHLVPEMSVAENLFLGHLPASFGLINRGALRQQALACLKGLADEIDPQEKVGRLSLGQRQLVEIAKALSRGAHVIAFDEPTSSLSAREIDRLMAIIGRLRDEGKVVLYVSHRMEEVFRICNAVTVFKDGRFVRTFENMSELTHDQLVTCMVGRDIQDIYDYRPRQRGAVALKVDGLLGPGLREPVSFEVHKGEILGLFGLVGAGRTELFRMLSGLTRNTAGRLELRGHELKLRSPRDAIAAGVLLCPEDRKKEGIMPLSSVAENINISARGAHSTFGCLLHGLWEKGNAEKQIAALKVKTPSASQKIMYLSGGNQQKAILGRWLSMPMKVLLLDEPTRGIDIGAKAEIYQIIHNLAASGIAVIVVSSDLMEVMGISDRILVLCEGAMRGELSRDEANESNLLQLALPRQRADGVAN
- a CDS encoding substrate-binding domain-containing protein, coding for MNRRRGIRSLCCAALAVTAVSLSSSLLAAEQVKIGFLVKQAEEPWFQTEWAFAEKAGKDKGFTVIKIAVPDGEKTLSAIDSLAANGAKGFVICPPDVGLGPAIVAKAKANGLKVIAVDDRFVDASGKFMEDVPYLGMAAFEVGEKQGNAMATEAKKRGWDWKETYAVINTFNELDTGKKRTDGSAKALTDAGFPKDHILFTAQKTLDVPGSMDATNSALVKLPSGAKNLIIGGMNDNTVLGGVRATESAGFTAANVIGIGINGTDAIGELKKPNSGFFGSMLPSPHIEGYNTAVMMYEWVTTGKEPPKYTAMDEVTLITRENFKQELEKIGLWN
- a CDS encoding esterase/lipase family protein, giving the protein MNMDASTQYPIVLVHGLLGFDTIGGYPYFFEIKEALERAGATVYAVNIPAVNGNEERGEKLLEHVNRILRETGAAKVNLIGHSQGPLAARYVAALHPEKVASVTSVSCPNHGSEIADQLHKALTPGELPEAVVLVLLEAVGAFISLISGHPENPEDAQAAFASLTSTGLAAFNKKYPQGVPKHWGGDGNEVENGVYYYSWSGIVQNFQSLQPLDPSHLNCIVLSKLFYKEKHANDGLVGQYSSHLGKVIRSDYPMDHFDAVNQMAGITSWNVSPVHLYLEHAARLKDKGL
- a CDS encoding GntR family transcriptional regulator, translated to MIRQVRFDKKQRVVDELIRRIESGLMEDGFLLPGEHQLAEEFKVSRGTLREALAELKRRNYIATQSGVGSIVTFDGVVLDQRSGWAQALADSGALINTEVLRLEAVSRPDLLSRFGTDQFITLDRRRRANDGTLVSLERSLIPATGTLESLPRVGLIDNSLTITLAAYGYIGERGDQWIGAEPLNAEDAELLGRPTGTVFLKALRTTYDRQGRFMEQVESLLDPVHFRLHLQFGESK
- a CDS encoding SMP-30/gluconolactonase/LRE family protein, which produces MTWTAVTQHRAQLGEGPFWDAPTQALYWVDIAGKQALRLIGANVQIWQMPEHVSAFIPCESGDALVTLSSGVYRLDLGSPGLEPRLTLLCVADPQPGNRPNEARCDAQGRLWLGTMQNNIGEHGEDLPIERRSGGLFRIDRDARVTPLLRGLGIPNTLLWSDDSTRLYFADSLDSTLYQHFIRTDGGLDPAQVWFGPHERGGPDGSAMDAQGYLWNARWDGSCLLRLSPEGQVDRVIELPVSRPTSCVFGGEDLQTLYITSAASPLNHPLDGAVLSIRVDVTGKTCTRFAG
- a CDS encoding SDR family oxidoreductase; translation: MAEPLSLPPAPEPPKGERLKNKVVLLTGAAQGIGEAIVATFACQQAKLIICDIQGDKVEQVAAHWRGKGFDVQAIKADVSNQQDLNAMAKLAVERHGRIDVLVNCAGVNVFRDPLQMTEEDWRRCFAIDLDGAWFGCKAVLPQMIEQGIGSIINIASTHSSHIIPGCFPYPVAKHGLLGLTRALGIEYAPKGIRVNAIAPGYIETQLNVDYWNGFADPHAERQRAFDLHPPRRIGQPMEVAMTTVFLASDEAPFINASCITIDGGRSVMYHD
- a CDS encoding FadR/GntR family transcriptional regulator; this translates as MSSSFHASTVDWLGCWIAAGQVKPGETIKVEADLGEQLGVSRTVIREAIKTLVAKGLLEVGPKVGTRVLPIKRWNLFDPQVVGWLSRSGLPENFVDDLLDLRRTIEPMAVRWACERATVEQVQAILQACNALERAVDSGIDYNRADQFFHECILAASHNQFIEQMVPALGALLAVSFEVSAADPDELRRTLPIHKDMADAIAARDAARGVWACMTLIDNADLAIKRFYPQVMADKKAS